The following nucleotide sequence is from Pseudomonadales bacterium.
TCTCTCGCACCGTATACCAACTGCTTAATACGCGCGTGCACCATCGCGCCTGTGCACATAGTGCAGGGTTCAATCGTGACATAAAGAGTGCAGTCTACCAACCGGTAATTGCCGAGGTGTTTCGCTGCCTCTCGCAACGCCATCATTTCCGCGTGCGCGGTGGGATCATTGGTGGAAATGGGCTGATTGAAGCCTCGCCCAACAATTTGATCATCCTTAACCACAATTGCGCCCACCGGCACTTCATTCAAATGCTCGGCTTGACGCGCTAACGCAAGCGCTTCGCCCATCCATTTTTCGTGATTCGGGTCTGTGATAACTGAGTTCATTTGGCAATAAGGTGCCTTTGTCTGACTGAAGCCTAATCTACGAAGAGTATCGAGCGGTCACTCCCACTCTATTATCAATAAGCCTTTTTTGTCTTTAATATTCAATAGCTTATTTTCCTGCTAAATAGGAATACCATGAAAAATACCATGCTCAAAAATTTCTTGTAAATATATATCCTGAGCGGAAGAATGCGCCACTTTACAGCATCGATGCAGATATCTCTCAAATCCAGTTTCATCTGCCGGGGTCTCTAACCCCGCTTTCGCAGAAAACATCCTCAAGTAACAACGACTCCGGTCATTGCGCTAAAAGCTGGCTATCGAGAAATTTCCTTACAGCTGCCAAATCGACGACAAAACCACCCAACATTTTTTTCATTGGCGCCGAACCATCGAACACCGGATTGTCATTCGGTGTTTGAAGCCACTGATCGCTGAGCGCTTCTTCGGGAAAGAGTATTTGTAGCGCTCTATAAATGCCCAGGATATAGCTGGCCCTTTCCAGAAAGTCTCGGGTCAATTTCGCTTTTTCCGGCTGATTTTTCCAATTGTAGAAGGTCTTCTCGTTGCTCAGACCCAGCAGAGTCATTTGCTCGTGCCCGCTAAGATGCCACAACGCAAAAATATTGAATATAGCTGGCAGCAAGGAACCTGGCTCGATGGAGTAAGGTTGCAATAGCTTCTCGAATTCTGCTTTCATCTCTGCCCCTTAATACTGTAACAATACAGTATTTACAGACTCCCATACTGTACTATTACAGTCAACTATGGGTTTGACAGCAAACCATTTGACTTTACGGATAAATCCCGTAATACTTTTATTGATTACGGAGATTTTCCGTAAATAGTATTTGGAGATTAACATGTCTAAAGTTTTACGCTATGAAATGCAGTGGGATGAGGAAACTTATGCGCTGGCAGAGCGTGCTGCACGCGCGTCCGGTTTAACCAGCATCAAGGCCTATGTCACTCAGTTGGTGAAACAGCATGCGCCCGAGGCATTGGAAGCCTACAGCAGTATTCAACTGACCAATGCGCAATTCGATGCCTTTTGCGAGGCTTGTGACAACCCGCCAGCACCAACCGATAAACTCCGTAAGGTGGCAGAAGCACTTGACCAAGAGGGCTTCGTGCTGAATGCCAACCACTGAGTTTTTGCCACTGGATCCCAGTGCAATCAATGTTAAATCATTCGATTGCGGCAAGGATGCCATTAACACCTACCTGCGTCGCTACGCGGCAAAGAATATGGCATTGAACCTCAACCGGACCTTTGTTCTGCCCTATATACCCGAGGCCCTTGCCCCTAAAGAAGGATCAGGGAAATCTCATGTGGCTGCTTATTACACCTTGGCCCATCAGACCCTGGTTCGTGAAGAGTTGCCCGATCCATCCCGCCTGCCGCGATACCCTGTTCCCGTGATCCTGCTCGCTCAACTTGGAATCGACCGACGGTTCCACCGGCAAGGCCTGGGGGCAAAAACACTGGTTCACGCACTTAGACATGCCTATCAGATCGCCAGCAACCCAAATGGCATACCTGCTCTGGGCATCGTTCTAGACGTGCTTGATCAGGAAGCGTTGGCCTTTTACCGATCTTTCGACTTTTTCTTACCGTTAAGAGACAGCCCCATGAAGCTATTCGTGCCCATGGCATCATTGGAGACACTATAAGCACCTATCGCTGCATCCGTCCATGGAACAACATCATGTCTAACCACCATCCACCCAAAGAGAAGCTCCGCGGCAGCGGAAATAAGTTTGGTGATATCTCCACTATCGATGCAAGATTGACTGAGCTTGAGCAGGAAAAACAGCAGCTCATGGCTCTCAGGGAAAAGCTGCAAAGATCCAAGTCCCCTCCCCCCGCTTCGGACTCACTCTCACCGGAACAAAAAATTGCAATTTTCAGAATGCTGTTTCGCGGGCGCACCGATATTTTTGCCAATCGCTGGCAAAACCAACAAGGACGAAGTGGCTATTCCGTAGCCTGTAACAACGAGTGGGTTCAGGGCATCTGCAAAAAACCGAGGATCAAATGTCTTGACTGCACTCACCACCAGTTTAGCGAGTTAAACGATCAGGTCATTTATCGCCACTTGGCTGGACAGCAGATTGTTGGCTTGTACCCTTTACTCCAAGATAACACCTGCTTCTTGCTGGCCGTCGATTTCGATAAAGGCAGCTGGCAAGACGAAGTAAAAGCGATGTCCAGAGCTTGTACCGAATATAGCGTGCCTCACGCTGTAGAGATTTCCCGCTCAGGAAATGGCGCGCATCTCTGGATATTTTTTGATGAAAAAATTTCCGCCAACGAAGCTCGCTTACTGGGGTTCAGCCTGCTGGGTAAAGCGATGGAGATTTATCCAAACCTGTCTTTCGATTCCTATGACAGATTGTTTCCCAATCAGGATATTCTTCCTGAAGGTGGATTCGGCAATTTGATTGCTTTGCCGCTCCAACGCGAAGCCAGGCAAGCAGGCAATAGCTCATTTGTCGATAAGGAATTGAATGTCATTGAAGATCAATGGCAGTACCTCGCAGAGATAAAGAGGCTTTCCAGATCTGAGCTAAATAAGCTTCTTTCGCAGATTTCTCCCAATGGAAACCTGATTTCAGAGCAGGATGTTAATGATACCCGGCCACCCTGGGAGATAACAGCCAAACCCAAGCCACTGATTCTGGAAAACCCACCTCAACAGATAACGATAACGCTCGCCAACCACATCTATTTCGAGATAAAGTCTCTGCCAGGCGCTCTTTCAGCAAGATTAAGACGTTTAGCGAGTTTTTCGAATCCGGTTTTCTTTAAAACACAGGCGCTTCGCTTTTCTACTCACGGCATTCCGAGGTTCATTTCTTGCGCACGCATTGAGCAAGGCTACTTGGCATTGCCACGCGGGTGTCTGGATGCGGCCCTCGCCTTATTGCAAGAGAACAATATTGACGTCCAAATCGATGACAAGCGTGAGCCGGGAACAAAGCTTTCTTCGATAAAACCGCTGCTAACTTTAAGAAAAAACCAACAGGCCGCTGTTAAAGCAATGAGCAAACACGATACAGGAGTACTGCATGCACCTACGGCATTTGGCAAAACCGTAACGGCTATCGGAATGATCGCCAAGCGTAATACAAACACGCTCATTCTTGTGCATAGCCGCCAGTTGCTTGATCAATGGCAGGAAAGACTGCGTTCGTTCTTACCAGAAGCAGAGATTGGCGTCATCCGAGGCGGTAAGAAGAAGCCGGCCGGAATCATTGATATAGCGACATATCAAAGCCTGATTAACAAGAAAGACAATACCGTCTCTCCCATTGTTCAGGACTACGGGCATGTCATAGTTGATGAATGCCACCACGTATCCGCCCCGCGCTTTGAAATGGTATTGAACGAAGTTCGAGCGAAGTACGTGCTCGGCCTTACTGCTACCCCGGAAAGACAGGACGGCCACCAGAAGATCATCTTTATGGCTGCCGGCCCCATTCGGCACAAAGTTAAAAGCTCAACTGAAGGAAACTTCGAACAAGAAGTTCAAGTCCATCAATTCTATGATACGCCCCCACTACATCTTTCCCAGCCCGAGAAGCGGCCCAAAATTACAGATGCCTACCGGTGGATAATGGAAAACGAAGAGCGAACACAACGAATTGCTTCAGATGTGATCAATAGTGTTCGCGAAGGCAGGCACCCAATCGTCCTCACTGAAAGGCGCGAACATGCCGAGATGATTAACAACCTTCTCCAAGAAAACGGTATTGATTCCATCATATTAAAAGGCGCAATGAAAGCCGCTGAACGCAAGCGAGTTGATGAGCATTTGCATTCGGCGCAGGTTGTGGTCGCCACCGGAAAGTATGTGGGAGAGGGTTTTGACTTGCCCAGGCTGGATACACTGTTTCTTGCCATGCCCATCGCCTGGAAAGGTTCGTTAGCGCAATACGCAGGAAGGATTCATCGGGAATCAGACGGCAAAACGCAAGTGACGATTCACGACTACGTTGACTGCGGACTTCCCATGCTCCAGCGCATGTTCAATAAACGCGAAAAAAGCTACAAGTCGATGGGCTATACCATCTTGTTCTCAGGTGAATCAGACAGCTCGAATGGCACTAAGCAACTTGATGCCATGCTGGTGTAGTCGCAGGTTTCCGGATTGCTCCAGAACGCGAGTTGTTCAAGCTCCCTGATACCATGCCAGCATCAATCTTCCTCTCATGGTA
It contains:
- a CDS encoding DEAD/DEAH box helicase family protein, producing MSNHHPPKEKLRGSGNKFGDISTIDARLTELEQEKQQLMALREKLQRSKSPPPASDSLSPEQKIAIFRMLFRGRTDIFANRWQNQQGRSGYSVACNNEWVQGICKKPRIKCLDCTHHQFSELNDQVIYRHLAGQQIVGLYPLLQDNTCFLLAVDFDKGSWQDEVKAMSRACTEYSVPHAVEISRSGNGAHLWIFFDEKISANEARLLGFSLLGKAMEIYPNLSFDSYDRLFPNQDILPEGGFGNLIALPLQREARQAGNSSFVDKELNVIEDQWQYLAEIKRLSRSELNKLLSQISPNGNLISEQDVNDTRPPWEITAKPKPLILENPPQQITITLANHIYFEIKSLPGALSARLRRLASFSNPVFFKTQALRFSTHGIPRFISCARIEQGYLALPRGCLDAALALLQENNIDVQIDDKREPGTKLSSIKPLLTLRKNQQAAVKAMSKHDTGVLHAPTAFGKTVTAIGMIAKRNTNTLILVHSRQLLDQWQERLRSFLPEAEIGVIRGGKKKPAGIIDIATYQSLINKKDNTVSPIVQDYGHVIVDECHHVSAPRFEMVLNEVRAKYVLGLTATPERQDGHQKIIFMAAGPIRHKVKSSTEGNFEQEVQVHQFYDTPPLHLSQPEKRPKITDAYRWIMENEERTQRIASDVINSVREGRHPIVLTERREHAEMINNLLQENGIDSIILKGAMKAAERKRVDEHLHSAQVVVATGKYVGEGFDLPRLDTLFLAMPIAWKGSLAQYAGRIHRESDGKTQVTIHDYVDCGLPMLQRMFNKREKSYKSMGYTILFSGESDSSNGTKQLDAMLV
- the tadA gene encoding tRNA adenosine(34) deaminase TadA → MNSVITDPNHEKWMGEALALARQAEHLNEVPVGAIVVKDDQIVGRGFNQPISTNDPTAHAEMMALREAAKHLGNYRLVDCTLYVTIEPCTMCTGAMVHARIKQLVYGARELKSGAIESNAQLLDAHFFNHKIDWLGGVLSEECSALMSQFFKRRRDQVRKSK
- a CDS encoding DUF1778 domain-containing protein, whose protein sequence is MSKVLRYEMQWDEETYALAERAARASGLTSIKAYVTQLVKQHAPEALEAYSSIQLTNAQFDAFCEACDNPPAPTDKLRKVAEALDQEGFVLNANH
- a CDS encoding DUF2384 domain-containing protein, whose protein sequence is MKAEFEKLLQPYSIEPGSLLPAIFNIFALWHLSGHEQMTLLGLSNEKTFYNWKNQPEKAKLTRDFLERASYILGIYRALQILFPEEALSDQWLQTPNDNPVFDGSAPMKKMLGGFVVDLAAVRKFLDSQLLAQ
- a CDS encoding GNAT family N-acetyltransferase translates to MPTTEFLPLDPSAINVKSFDCGKDAINTYLRRYAAKNMALNLNRTFVLPYIPEALAPKEGSGKSHVAAYYTLAHQTLVREELPDPSRLPRYPVPVILLAQLGIDRRFHRQGLGAKTLVHALRHAYQIASNPNGIPALGIVLDVLDQEALAFYRSFDFFLPLRDSPMKLFVPMASLETL